One Mangifera indica cultivar Alphonso chromosome 4, CATAS_Mindica_2.1, whole genome shotgun sequence genomic region harbors:
- the LOC123213069 gene encoding zinc finger protein ZAT10-like → MALQALNSPTAATQPFSHEDSWTKRKRSKRPRSESPASSEEEYLALCLIMLARGGATTSTGGNPSSSSLEKQEDQQFPEPPSLKLSYKCAVCNKAFPSYQALGGHKASHRKNSTETSISSTSHAAAAVSGEVNTVAATSSSGSGRSHECSICHKTFSSGQALGGHKRCHYEGGNNNNNNNINASSVNATASVSFSEGGGSSSQRGFDLNLPALPEFWSQEVESPLPTKKPKFFMNQQQIARC, encoded by the coding sequence ATGGCTCTTCAAGCTTTGAATTCTCCTACTGCTGCCACTCAGCCCTTCAGTCATGAAGACTCATGGaccaaaagaaaaagatcaaaGCGCCCCAGAAGCGAATCTCCAGCTTCCAGTGAGGAGGAGTACTTGGCTCTTTGTCTTATCATGCTTGCTCGCGGCGGAGCCACCACCTCCACTGGTGGTAACCCATCTTCTTCATCACTTGAAAAACAGGAAGATCAGCAGTTCCCGGAGCCTCCGAGTTTGAAACTTTCTTACAAGTGTGCTGTATGCAACAAGGCTTTTCCTTCTTACCAAGCTTTAGGTGGACACAAGGCCAGCCACCGCAAGAACTCCACCGAGACGTCAATCTCCTCCACCTCCCACGCCGCTGCCGCTGTTTCCGGTGAAGTCAACACGGTCGCTGCCACCTCCAGCAGTGGGAGTGGAAGGAGTCATGAGTGCTCAATCTGTCACAAGACTTTTTCTTCGGGTCAAGCCTTGGGGGGCCACAAGCGTTGCCACTACGAAGGcggcaacaacaacaacaacaacaatatcaATGCCTCCTCCGTGAATGCAACCGCCAGTGTTTCGTTTTCTGAAGGCGGTGGGTCAAGCAGTCAACGGGGGTTTGACCTGAACTTGCCGGCCTTGCCGGAGTTCTGGTCTCAGGAAGTGGAAAGTCCTTTGCCAACAAAGAAACCCAAGTTCTTCATGAATCAACAACAGATTGCAAGATGTTAG